The genomic window ACAGGATCAAGACATGAATAATAAAAGCATCATAGGATGGGCTGCTCTTCCCTGCACTGACACGTTCAACATTCTTTCTCATGGGCACCCTCAGACCAACATTTCCACCAGCTCATGTCAACCGGGGCACATAGGCAGCCCAGCCCACCTTGGGTAGTggcaaaagaaaggaatgtgGCTCCGTGCTGTTCTTTGTTAAGTGTTTTGTAgtcattttctctgctgtcaaCATATGTTTTAGTTGGTAGCTTCTTATTAAAGAGAGTACACCGAGTACAGGGAAATACGTGTGGTCAttgctgccagccccagcaggagATCTGAGCTGCTATATTTCCTCCATGAGATTCTGCACATTTACTTCGCTTTCAAGCTTATGTCTTCACTGAAGATAAACCTTCATCTTGTGACAATATATACATTCCCAGTTGCATAACATTACCTTCCTGCTTTTGATGACTGAAGGGATATGGCTAGCTGTGCCATTTTTAGATAGATTATTTAAGGCTGTGTCAGCCCTTGCCTCAAGGCTCTTCTTCTGGAGGAGAATGTCATTCACTGTGCATGTCATTCACTTGCTTTTTCAGCTAGAACGGATACTGAGGACATTTGTGGACCTCTTGTCCAGCACAGCTTGAGCCAAGACTACTGCCTTTTCCACTAAAATATCCAGAGTCCAACTGGCCAAAAACCTTCAGGTAGTCAGTGGTGTGGAAATTCTGATTCAAggttttcattaattttcataGGCAACCTGTTAGTAAAAGGCTAATAGAAACTGGTTATCAACTCCTAGGTACAGATTGCAAAATTCTCCCCTCCTTCTTATTACCAGCAATGAGCTGCATGATCTCTACCGGAATATTCATCTCAGGGAACTGATGAGAGACTTTGCTGGGATTATCGAGTTTGCTTATGAGTAAGAGCGCTGCCCTTGCTTTTAGCAGTCTTTGATCTAGAGAAAAGCAGTTTGCTTTTCAACCTTTATCTTTTATTGGACATTATCAAGGTGGAAAAAACCACTGGAATTTGAGGCCTCAGGAATACAGTGTGAGCTCCATGGTGGTGTTACAGCCTATTTTACCAGCTGGGCGGCCCATAAGAGTGTAAAGATAACCAGCTGCCCCAGAAAGTACACGaggaatgtttatttttgatcCAGATGTAGCTTTTCTAAACAAAAACCATGTTTTCTACAGAATTCTCTTGCAACCAGTCTCAATCTTTAGGTATGCGACCCAGCCTACAGCTTGCAGGCAGTATCGGACCATCAAGACAGTGATGAGAGCGGTGGGAAACGCCTTTTTGGGGCGGCTgggggctgcacagggagcagtCTGCTGGCTCTGTCTGCTCGTGCTTTTCCCCTGCTCATTCTTAGGAAACTGCTGAGCAAATTGATGGCACACACGGCAGATCCAGCGCTTCCAGGAAAGCATCAGGTTctggaaaacacaaaatgtgGTTGTTTTCTATATAGATAGCAAACCTAGCTCACACTGAGTGTGTTTGGAACAAAtaggcagcacagagctcttaCACGATAAGGAAGAGGCCAAAGAGTGCAGCCTATCCCAATGCTGACATGAGTACGTGGCCCACTCTGCCCTGctggaaaacacatttctgcttcAAGTGAGAAACACCCGTGTGTTTTTCCTGTGAAATTCAGCACTGGTCATCAGCTGCATGAAAACTCCTgctatttcccattttcttcattttaattgagGTTTTAGGGAATAACATATGTAGTAGAGctatgcttttttcccctcccaaaTTGGCCCTGAACTGTGTAAACTTTCAGGTTAAGTGCTCAATTAAAAGGTCAAATTATCCAAATAGAAAACTGAAGTGTCAGGCAATAATTGTCCACTGGACTCCGTTACCTGCAGAGTTCATTGCACACTGACCTAGTTTAAACATTATACAAACTAGTGGTACGTGTGGTACTTCCTACCAGTTATTTATAACTCTGAAAAAAACAGGGATCAGCCTTCGGAAGTGTTTCAATACGAAATTGCAGGCTctgcaaaaacaacaaagatgCTCTTTGAATTCCCAGCCCAagtaaaaaaaagttcttaaaaaaatagaaagaaatcagTCTGTGTGTCTCGCCAGCACAACAAAGACTTGTATTCTTATAACGCTGTATTTAAGGTATTACTAATGTTTGCTGAGTAAGTTTCCTGTTTAACGAGCCACCTCCAGGTCTTAGCTCTGTGCCCatacttttcttgttttcttatgAATCAGCATTTCAAACTCATTCTTTGCATTTGACCAAAGGCCTAGCTTCTGTTTATACTAGCTCTGTCTCTGACAAATTAATAGGGACGGGGCAATGCAGTGATCTTATCTACTCCAATCCCTGTGCCATTTCTAAAATGAACTCAGTTCACTGCTATGCAATCAAGTTCTCATTTCATCTTATTGCTCAGAAGGAAATGCTAAGAAAGTTGGTGTCTAACTGTAGCATTCAAT from Gallus gallus isolate bGalGal1 chromosome 20, bGalGal1.mat.broiler.GRCg7b, whole genome shotgun sequence includes these protein-coding regions:
- the LOC107054821 gene encoding uncharacterized protein LOC107054821 translates to MALRSTPASPAAGQSGPRTHVSIGIGCTLWPLPYRNLMLSWKRWICRVCHQFAQQFPKNEQGKSTSRQSQQTAPCAAPSRPKKAFPTALITVLMVRYCLQAVGWVAYLKIETGCKRIL